In the Wyeomyia smithii strain HCP4-BCI-WySm-NY-G18 chromosome 2, ASM2978416v1, whole genome shotgun sequence genome, one interval contains:
- the LOC129722516 gene encoding cytochrome c oxidase subunit 5A, mitochondrial-like: MLRSVNRLFSSLRSVTGMKNTSAAAVGIIRYSHSSETAEDFDSRYEAYFNRTDIDHWEARKAMNDLLGMDLIPEPKIIVAGLKACRRLNDYALAIRFLEGCKDKCGNKVNEIYPYLLQEIRPTLTELGIDTPEELGYDQPELALKSVYDIH, from the coding sequence ATGCTTCGGTCAGTGAATAGACTGTTCAGTTCACTTCGTAGTGTTACTGGCATGAAAAATACATCTGCAGCAGCCGTTGGAATAATCAGATATTCTCACAGTAGTGAAACTGCTGAAGATTTTGATTCTCGCTATGAAGCATATTTTAATCGAACAGATATTGATCATTGGGAGGCACGGAAAGCAATGAATGACTTACTTGGGATGGATTTGATTCCGGAACCGAAAATTATTGTTGCTGGTTTGAAAGCTTGTCGTCGTCTTAACGATTATGCACTAGCTATTCGATTTTTGGAAGGCTGCAAGGATAAATGTGGGAATAAAGTAAATGAAATATATCCCTACTTACTACAGGAGATTCGTCCAACGTTGACCGAGCTTGGTATAGATACGCCAGAAGAACTTGGTTATGATCAGCCAGAACTTGCTTTGAAAAGTGTCTATGATATCCACTAA